ttcaattcccagcagccacagggtggctcacaaccatctgtaatgggatctgatgcctctggtatgtctgaagacagtgacagtgtactcacatacataaaataaataaatcttaaaaacaaaacaacaacagctgGGTATTGTGGCCCACGcggttaatcccagcactggaggcagagaGTCAGGCGGatctccaggccagccaaagctacaccgaaacaaacaaaacaaacaaaaacacaaaaaccccacaacaacaacaacaaaaaaaccagcaGGGGGCAGCACTACATATAATCTCCAGGTGTAGACAGGTGGACCACCTTGaacccagtctcaaacaaaataaaacaaccagcACTTTGTGAAGCAAAGCAGCATCCTATTGGCTGTTGTAGACATGCCAGCTAGAGGGAAAATGAAGGGGTAACTCAGAGCCACACTGGGTACAGGGGACATAGTGTGGGACTAGATAAGGGAAAACAGATTGGatggaggggctgaagagatggctcagcagttaagagcactagatgCTTGAAGAGCTCTGCactttcagaagtcctgagttcaattcccagcacccatgtagcagctcacaaccatctgtaataggatcccaCGCATTCCTCTGGTGTTCAGACATACAAGCAGACAGAGCACCCATATACATggaaatacacaaataaaatcaaactGTTTAGAAACGTACAGAACCAGACTACATAAACCCAGTCTCAAGATCTCTAATCTTCTGGCCCTCCAGCTTCTGGGGACAGAGCTGAGAACGGCAATGGTTCTCAGGCGAAGAAGGCAACGGAGGACGCCAGATACACAAGGaactacccactcctgctccaGTCCCCTCCCTAGAGGGCCCAACCTCACTTGTAATCAAAGTAGTAGCATTTGAGTTGGGCCATGTAGCGCTCGAAGGAGGGAATGTCTTTGCACAGGATGCTCCACTGGGCCCCGATCTCCAGAATGTCACCTGTAGGTAAGGGGACAGGGGCTCTCAGGTGGTGGCTGGAATCCCTCCTGGGATCACCACCCCAGTCATTCCTACAATGACCCCAGGCCCATCACCCTCCACCAACCCTAGTGACACTCACGGGCCAGAATGAGTTGCTGTTTAGTCAGTTTGGTCCCCGTGGTTGGCAGGAAATTGAGCTCAAGCAGAACCAACTGAGGGGGAAGGAATGAGGACGAGATTTCAAATATAGATTACTTACGTTCTCTGGACTTTTATGTTCCTACTTGGAAAAGCTTGCATGCATCCTAACCCACACAACTGCCATGAATATTAGTGGAGTCAGACCTTGTAAAGCAAACACCAAAGGGCCCAAGAACACGGAGCGTACCAATTGGATTACCTCATCTTACAAATATTAGTAACTCCACTGAGAAACACGAGGCACTTGGTGCCTGACCCAGGGGGATCATGGGGTAGGGAGACGCCCATGACCTCAATTCTTCCTGTTGCTATATTTAGCTTGTTTTAGGTTTCTCTCTTGTTTAAGACAGCATCTCCCCAGGCAGGCCAATCTAGTCTAGAACTGGAGAGCCTGGTGTGAGCCtctcgagtgctaggattacaagtgtgggaCATCGTGTTCAGCCATTATATGCAGGTCTGGGAAGACCTCCACCACAGTGTGCCCGAGAAGGGGTAACAAGGAATGTGGGgcattccttttccctccccccccaGTCCATCCCAGACACCATTCCTTAGTAAACTTGGGAACCTAAcacatattttgttgttgtttacttattattattatatatatattttgagacGAAGTCTATGTAGCCCAGCCTCCTCAAACTCGCTAttgaagaccagactggccttctATCCGCCTGAGTGTGTTTACAACCGAAACGTGTGCTCTTCTAGGTTCGTTTTTGGCTTCAAACTGTTCCTGTTGCCCCTCTTCACACAGGTGTTTCCTAACCTCTGCTCCCTCACAGCTTACCTGGGCTTTATTTGCCACACATTCCCTCAACGTCCCGTCACCTCAGACTTATTCTTTTCACTATCTCCCCGTTTGTCACTGATCCcactccttcctgcctccctccaagTAACAAAGCTCGAACCATCTCATTCGATTCTGCCAGAACCAATCTTTCCATCATCACTCCCTTAACGACACCTCAGGGCCCGCTCTACCAGCCTCGATCTCCCGTCTGTCACCTTCCCCCAGGCATTAGGCATCTAGGACCCGGCGACCTCTTACCTTCAGGCGGCCCAGTTCTTCTCCACATTTACTAAGGTTCGGGTTCTTCCGGTTCCACTCGTCCTTGAGTTGCTCGTACATGCCGGCCGCTGCCTGCAGGATCCCGACCGAGGTGGCCGCGGGTCCGGAGCTCGAGACGGTGGTCGACCCGTTCACCGTAGCCGCTGTGGCCGCCATCTTCCGTGATGCGGCAAGCCGCCGACCCGACTTACGGCAGCGACGCCGGGCAATGGACTCCCGGCGGAAATGAGGCCGGGAGGTGGAGCCCAAAACTGGAGGCGGAGCTACCACTGCCAGTTTCCGCCCCCCGCGGGAGGAGCGCCGCGGCTCTCCTCGGGGTGTCTTCGCAGCCCGACCCTTAATGAACATGCCGCAGCTCCGCCTCTGCTGTCATTCAAAATGGCGAACGGAAGTCCGTTCGCTCCAACTGAAAACAATGCCCACAATGTCCCGCCCACCTGTAGTCACCATGGCCACCCTCGCTGGCTTCGGCCTGTGGAATGTCCATCTTAAGGGTACCGCCTCTACGTCAAGGGGTGGCGATGTGGAGCCATTTGGAAAACTTGTCAGGTGTCACTACATAGGCAGGCTGAGAGAGGACTAGCAGGTGAGATTTAAGATTAGGCGTTCGTGTTTATCAGAGCATCATTCTTCCACGTTTTTTTCAgactctttaaaaagatttatttattcattttatgtatataagtacactgtggctgtcttcagacaccccagaagagggtatttgatccctttatggatggttgtgagccaccatgtggttgctgggaattttagtcagggcttctggaagagcagtcagtgctcttaaccactgagccatttctcttattttctcttattccatttttttcttatttttgaaattaaaatagaattacagaCCGAGCTTTGTGGttcacgcttttaatcccagcacttgggatgcagaggcaggcggatctctgagttccaggccagcctggcctacaggcatgcgtgtgtgtgtgtgtgtgtgtgtgtgtgtgtgtgcgtgcatgtgcccatgttgaggtcagaggacagcttcacaGAGTCGGCTCTCTCTTTAGATCTCATGAggcctggggatcaaacccaggttgtcaggcttgagaGCTCCTTTATCTGCTGTGccatcttgaaaataaaagattCTGACATCATTCTGACAGTTAACTACAGCTGTGCTGGTACAAACCAAGCGGACGTGAGCCTTTCTGAGGACTCGGGACTGATTCTGCAAGGAGGCTTTATTAGGGTCTGAATGAGACATGAGCATTCTAGCCAACCAGAAAGTCCTGGGGAGGTGGCAGGCTGCATTCCCATGAGGAGAGGCCTAAGGGTTCATGAGGAAGAGTACAGACCAGGGACTCAGGCCACCTTTGCTCTCTTAGCTTGAACATTGTCCTCTTTGGTACCTGGTCTGGAGGGACCCTCAAAACTTCCCTCTGAGCTGTGAGAATGGAGGGTGAAGCccccagaagaggaggaagatgaatagGTCTCTGGTGCCATCATGTTGTGAATCTTCCAGCGAAATGAGACCCAGGCCTTCACTATGTGAGGCCACACGAGGCAGAACAGGATGTagaagacaaccagggctataaagaAGCTGGTAGACACCTGCAAGCCCAGTACAACAGTCACAAGGGGtcggggttggggttggggtatAGTAGTAGGTGAACCCCCTGCCCACCCAGTAAGGAAGCCTTTGGCTGCCACTCACCATAACAATGAAGGAGGACCGCTTGCTGCTGAGCGGTAGCCCATGGATGTGCACTATAAAGGTGAGCTTGTAGTCACAGTATGTGCTATTGTCTACACCTCTGGTGAGGGAATGGAGTCCAGGATTGAGTTAAATGTCAAGGGACAATCTCAGCACACTGCATCCCCACCCTCAACATACACCTAGGCTTTATGCCTGGCTTACCTATTGCTCACTAACAACTTGAAGAAGAACTCAGGTGGGTAGATGCTTTGGGGGATGATGTCATAGCAAGGGGAGTTCTCCAAGCACAGCCACCTACAAGTCCAAAAGTAGACAGCTGTAGCACCTACAGTCCAGGGGAAACACTAATTTCTCCAATCTGCCTGCTGCTTGGTGACTATGGTGCTTCAGACTGAACTTGGGGCCTCATGAgagttaggcaagcattctactgctGGGCCAAGACTCAACTCATTGCAGTACTGCAGGCAAGCAccctccaacagagccacacctccagTCTCTAGTCTCAGAGAGTAAGGCTGTCTGAGCACCAGCCATCAAGCAGTCTGGCTGCTCAGTTGCTACCTGCTGCCTCCACCTGCCAACTGATCTAGATGTTGGACTAAATACCTACTGTATGCCACCTTCATCCCACAAGTACAGTCTGGACACCAGCTAAGTACAGACTCACATCTTTTCTCACTAATTCCCTCTTGTCCATTATTCAATAAACCCAGATCGAACATGGTCTTGGGTGCAGTTGGTTAATTTGCCCATTTTGAAGTGTAAGTTTCTGGCTATATCGTATGATGCTGAAGCATTTGAGaactcttattaaaagtaggtttaaaaaaaaaatctaagccttgggctgtcgagatggctcagcgggtaagagcatgaCTACTCtactgaaggttctgagttcaaatccagcaaccatatggtggctcacaaccatctgcaataagATCTGACAACCTCGGCCGTGGTGGCCATCTTCTAGTAACTAGCCAACGTGATaaacacaaagggaaggaggagaggcatCTGGTATATGTTCTCTAAGGCTTTTAGGAAACAtggtgagccgggcgtggtggtgcatgcctttaatcccagcacttgggaggcagaggcaggaggatttctgagttcgaggccagcctggtctacaaagtgagttccaggacagcttgggctacacagagaaaccctgtctctaaaaaccaaaaaaaaaaaaaaagaaagaaaaaaaaaagggggggaacattgtgttgttcctttggccacagACATAGgaatctacaagaagggtgatattgtagacatcaagggaatgggcactgttcaaaaaggaatgccccgggctagagagatggctcagtggttaagagcactgactgctcttccagaggtcctgagttcaattcccagcaaccatatggtgactcacaaccatctgtaactgatttgatgccctcttctggtgtgtctgaagacagctacagtgtattcatgtacatacaataaataaaatcttaaattaaaaaatctaagcctagaactggagagatggttcagaagtcaagagcactgactgcttttccagaggtcctgaattcaatttcccagcaaacacatggtggctcacaaccatctgtaatgggatacgaTCCcacctctggtgtgtctgaagacactgacagtgtacccacatacatgaaataaataaatcctaaaaaaaaaagaaagaaataaataaagaaagaaagaaacctaagCCTACACATTTGctgccttatttttttctttcattggttAAAAATGGTTTTCAAACCCCTGCATACTAATTAGGTCCTCTatagtttcttcatttgttaAAATCTCCACTTAGCTGTCAATGAACTCTGACCAGGCGTTAACTTGttccttcttcatttttaaaatgttattttgtgTCTATTCAAATTGTGCATAGAGA
This Mus musculus strain C57BL/6J chromosome 7, GRCm38.p6 C57BL/6J DNA region includes the following protein-coding sequences:
- the Psmd8 gene encoding 26S proteasome non-ATPase regulatory subunit 8, translating into MFIKGRAAKTPRGEPRRSSRGGRKLAVVAPPPVLGSTSRPHFRRESIARRRCRKSGRRLAASRKMAATAATVNGSTTVSSSGPAATSVGILQAAAGMYEQLKDEWNRKNPNLSKCGEELGRLKLVLLELNFLPTTGTKLTKQQLILARDILEIGAQWSILCKDIPSFERYMAQLKCYYFDYKEQLPESAYMHQLLGLNLLFLLSQNRVAEFHTELERLPAKDIQTNVYIKHPVSLEQYLMEGSYNKVFLAKGNIPAESYTFFIDILLDTIRDEIAGCIEKAYEKILFAEATRILFFSTPKKMTDYAKKRGWVLGPNNYYSFASQQQKPEDSTIPSTELAKQVIEYARQLEMIV